The sequence GAAGGTCGGCACGCCGTAGTGCTCGACGAACCGCTCCTTGGTCATCACCGTCGTCTCGGAAGCCAGAAGATCGCTGCAGTTCTGGTTGAAGACGTTGAGGCTGTTCGACGCGCGCGCATAACCGCGGCCGAGAAGGTTGACGTCGAGCACTCCTCCGGTGGTGGTGCCCTGCGTGTACCATCCGGCTTGGCAGCCAGCGCCGTGTTGATAGATCAGCTTGCCGGTCCAGCCTGCGGGCCGGTGGAAGGGATCCGGCGCGGGCTCGCGGTACGGATCGTGGTTGATGGCGATCTGATAGATGCCGCGGTTCACCGTCCCGGTCTCGACGCGGACGATGAACCTGACGGTGCTGTTGGGGAGCAGCGCGATGTCGGAGGGCGGCGTGGCTGGCAGCACGCCGTTGACCGAAAGCGGCTTGAAGGCCTGGTTGGGCAGCGGCGTGGTCGAGCGGTACACGTAATCGATCCGCGTCACGATCGAACAGTACCTGTCGATCGGATCGCCCAGATTCCCGCCCGTCGTCGGCAGGATGAACGTCGTGGTAGTGCAGAAGAAGGGCGTCTCGTGCGGGCCGGAGAAGATGGGCCCGGTGATGGGGAAGTTCGTCACCGTGAGGCGTCCGGAGGGGCCTTTGCCTTTCTTTCCCTGCTCACTCGCGGCGAGGACGTTGTCGCCGTTCACGAGACCGGTGACGAGCCCCATCAGGGCGTGACTGCCAGGGACTTGCTGGAAGACGGACGTGGCGGCGGTGCCGTTGAGATCGACGCGGACATTGCCGAGCGCGATGGAGGGAGCGACATCGACGCGCACCAGGACGTCACCCCCGGTGACAACGTCGTTTCGGGTCGAGAGCGTGGTGATGGCGAAGTCGTGGTTGCCCTCTTGGTGGTGTTCCTTGAGCAAACGGAATTTCGGCTCGTCCGAGTCGGCCGCGGCTGGCGCGATCAGGCCAGCGAAGCTCGCCCCGACGGCGAACAGTACGGTGATGGATCGAACGCTGGTCCTCATATGCCCCCCTTGTGTTGCGCGATCGAGATGTCGATGGCGAGGGACGGGGATCTGCGTGTCCCTCGTTCGCCGGTTTCAGCGCGCGCAGCCTAGCAAAGCGCAACGCAGTTGTGCCAGCACCGCCAGTGATCACTGAATCCCCGGTGCTTCGGTAGCCGCGCTGGCAGGAAGCGAGGCCCCCGTTCGGATCTACCGAACGCGCAGGTCGAGTCGAATGGGGGCTTGAAGCTGGTACTGGGGACCCTTCGCCTCGTACTGGCAATACCAGCGCAGGATGTGGCTTCCCGTGATGGTATCCCGACTGCAGGTCATGGCGTCTGCGCCGCTGCCGACCTTCACGCCGGTCATCGACTCGTAGTGCGTCGCGGAGATGCGAAACGCCCCACGAGCCTGCGGAACCGCGCATGCCGCGACGAGAGCGAGCGCCATGCTCCCGAACCTCATCGGCAGACTCTAACCCAACGACTACGGCGCGTGTCGTTCAGACACCTCGCGCTGTCGCCCGCAACAGGCGAAAACCTGACGAGGCCCGGGCACCATGGCACGCTCTGTCCGGCCGCCATCTCGCGGCCTCCACAGCGAAGGTGACGGAATGATGTTTGGTCGTCGAGCCTCGGCCGCAGCCGTTCTCGCCATGCTCGCTGGCTGCGCCAGCGTCGAGATGGCAGGTCCCGAGCGCGACTATGCGGCGAAGGAGTTCGCCAGGCCCTCGAAGGGCAAGGCCGCCCTCTACGTGTTCCGGAACGGGTCCAACGGCGGCGCGGTCAAGATGAGCCTCGAGCTTGATGGAGCACCTCTCGGAGAAACCGCCGCGAAGACATTCCACTGGCTGAGCATCACGCCTGGCAAGCACAAGCTGATCGGCAAGGCGGACAACGAGTCGGTGATCGAGTTCACCGCGGCATCCGGACGCAACGTATTCGTCAGGCAAGATGTCGGGACGGGCCTCTTGTCCGCCGTAAACCGCCTCGAGCTCGTGGACGAGCAGACCGGCCGCGCCGGAGTCGCGGAGTGCGAGATGGCGGAAGCGCCTCTGAACTGAAGATCGGCCCCACGGTTTGCCTTTCCTTCAGCGATGGTCGCCATCGCGGTCGCGGCGATCTTCGTCGCGGTGATGGTCGCCGTCGTGCTCCGCGTCTCCCGCGCTGCCTTCGTACCGCCTCCCCTGCACGTCGCCCTCATGGGCACAGGCCATTCCGAGGATCGATGCAGCGATGAGCAGCAAAGCGGTACGCATGGTTGCCCCTTTGAACAGCGATTGCAGGCGGCACGATGATCATCTCGCGCCGCACACGCATCAGACGTCCGGAGGCGTGGCGGCGCGCCTGAAACATGACGGTTCATTTCAGCGGGTTGCGTCCGTGAATGGGCGCTGCGTGGGTTGCGTCGAATTCGCGTGACCACGACCAAAGTCGCCTCCACTGCCGTCGCAGTGCTGGCCGCGCTGCCGTTCGCAGCCCGCGCCGCCGACGGGCCGGCGCTCGACGGGTCGATGCTCGCTCGATCGGAATCGCAGCCCGACCTGATGCGCCATGGCTATTCACCCGGCTACGACCGCGGTTATGAGCCGCAGGCGCGCCAGGGACTGCTGCTGTCCTTCGGTCTGGGCGGCGGCTCTCTCTATCTCTCCAATGAAGGACCCTCGCGCCTTGGTGCCGCCGACGTGGACTTCCGGATCGGCTACGGGTTCTCCGACCGCTTCCAGATGTTCATGGACTTCAACACGGACGTCGGCAGCACCTACTACGGCAACAGCGTGGGCTCGTGGACCTGGACCCTGCGCGGGCAGACCGTGCTCGCCGGCGACCGCGCCGGCAACGGCCTCAACGTGAACTTCGGCGCTGGATTCGGCGGGATCACGTACGACACGGGCTACGCCGATCGCGCATCGAGTCCCACCGGCTTCGCGCTTGCCGGGGGCCTATCGTACGACGCGCGCATCACGCCCTGGTTTGCGATCAGTCCGGAATTCTTCGTCACCTGGCACCAGATTCCCAACCCGCCGGGCACCCCCGATGATGTCTCCAGCATCTACGGCGTCCGGCTCAACCTGCTTTGGTATCTGCACTGAGACAAAGGCCCATCATGCGGAAGCTCTCCGTTCTCATCCTCTCCCTGTTGCTCTTTCCGGCGATCGCGTCTGCGCAGTCCGAAGGGCCGCCGCCTCCTCCTGATTCGCAAGACGTGAAGATGGCGCAGCCGCCGGACGCGGAGCCGGGCATGCAGCCCCCCGCGCCTCCTGCCGCCCCGCCGTCGCCTGCATCGGACAGCGATCAGGTGGGCATCCTGCAGCAGCCCGCACCCGCTTCGCCGCCGGCGACCGCGGCGCCGCAGCAGACGGGCCAATGGGTCTACACGAACCAGTACGGCTGGGTCTGGATGCCTTACGGCCAGCAGTACGTCGACGAGGGAACCTACGGCGCGTCTTCGCCGTATCAATACGTCTACTGCGTGGGCGTGGGCTGGTCGTGGGTTGCGGCGCCGTGGCTGTGGGGTTGGGGCGCCTATCCCTACTTCGGAGCGTGGGGGCCGTCTCACTTCGGCTGGTATCGCGGCCTGTATCGTGCCGGCTATGGCTGGGGACGTTATCGCGGCGGCAGCCGATCTTACGCCGGTGGATATCGCTCAACCCGCCCCGTCGGTGGCGGATACGTCAGCGGACGAACTAGCCGGTCGTTTGGCGCACCCACTCGCGGCCGCTCGTTCCCCGCCCGCACCCGCATCGCAGCGAGCGGCAGTCACCGGCGGTAATCGGGCCACGCGCGTCCAAGCTAGGGCTTGAACGTCTCTTGCAACCACTTCGCCTTTCACTAGGGTGCCGCCCGCGTCGCGGCCAAACCCTCTCAATCAAGGAGAACCCTCATGGCGACAGGCGACACCAACCGCGGACTGCAGAACATCAAGTTCGACAAGAACAACCACCAGATCAGCCTCGTCGACACCAATACGCGGATTCCGGTGCGGGATTTCTTCGAGTATCTGCGCGAGCAGGGCGTCGAGGAACGCGACGTGCTTCCGGTATGGCAATCGGGAGCGAACAAGAACCGGGGCGAGAGCACCGGGCGGAGTGGCTCCAACTTCTGACGAGCATGTAAATGGTCCGACGCAGGGCGGCCGCATCGTGCGCCGCCCTTTTTTTGTGCGAGCTATTGCGCAGCTGTCTTCGCCGGCGTGAGGCGATCGGGCACCGACCCACCGCACAGCGCCACCAACCGATCGCGGAAGGCCTTCGCCTCCTGTTTCTTCCCGGCGCGTTCCGCCGCCCGCGCCGCGCCGTCATAGCTGTTGAGACGTCCCGGCGCCGCACGGAGCGAGGCCTCGTACTCGGCGAGCGCGGCCGCCGGCTGCCCAACCTCGGCGAGCAGGTCGGCGAGCTGCTCGCGCGCCGGAAGAATCGATCCGGGTGTAACGGGGTGCTTGTCGGTCGAGTCCTCCAGGTCGGCGGCCGATCGCATGAGGGCCAGCGCTTCCGCGTCCTTCTTCTCGGCCCGCGCCAGCCATCCCGCCGCTGCGCGCCGCTGGATTTCGACCTGGGTGGCCCAGTCGAAACCTTTCTGGCCCTTGAGCGAGGCCTGGATCTCGGTCAGCGTCGCGACGTCCGACCGCGCCGCGTTCGCGTCGCCCGCCCGCGCCGCCCC comes from Deltaproteobacteria bacterium and encodes:
- a CDS encoding DUF2846 domain-containing protein; the protein is MARSVRPPSRGLHSEGDGMMFGRRASAAAVLAMLAGCASVEMAGPERDYAAKEFARPSKGKAALYVFRNGSNGGAVKMSLELDGAPLGETAAKTFHWLSITPGKHKLIGKADNESVIEFTAASGRNVFVRQDVGTGLLSAVNRLELVDEQTGRAGVAECEMAEAPLN